A genomic stretch from Malus domestica chromosome 15, GDT2T_hap1 includes:
- the LOC103400706 gene encoding protein WUSCHEL-like: MDPQQNPNELLDGGNRQGGGVMCRQSSTRWTPTTDQIKILKDLYYNNGIRSPSAEQIHRISAKLRQYGKIEGKNVFYWFQNHKARERQKKRFTSSSTPDHHAAPPMPAVPPQADNIRQRSSGFGIDINATAAAAYEQLPINHHSKYSNISGSPAGFSSTSSSVGVNVSAGAEMGNYGYGSMAMEKSFRDCSLSSGGSTSTGHVGGSNYNNFNHNPGSWVGVDPYSSPYSIFDKKSPSKQVFGDQENMTEEEYYNQQQASPEIETLPLFPMHGEDIHGFGNIKSSSMEGYYSGWYRSDGSNDGGSRTSLELSLNSYGHMAPDCFRSC; encoded by the exons ATGGACCCTCAACAAAACCCAAATGAACTATTAGACGGCGGCAACAGGCAGGGGGGTGGAGTCATGTGCAGGCAAAGCAGTACGCGGTGGACACCCACCACTGATCAGATAAAAATCTTGAAGGACCTATACTACAACAATGGCATTAGATCACCCAGCGCTGAGCAGATTCACAGGATCTCTGCTAAACTGCGACAGTACGGCAAGATCGAAGGCAAGAACGTTTTCTATTGGTTTCAGAACCACAAAGCTCGTGAGAGGCAGAAGAAAAGATTCACTTCTTCTTCTACTCCTGATCATCACGCAGCACCACCAATGCCAGCTGTACCACCGCAAGCCGATAATATCAGGCAAAGATCATCAGGGTTTGGGATTGATATTAATGcaactgctgctgctgcttatGAACAACTACCCATTAATCACCACAGCAAGTATTCCAACATTTCTGGTTCACCAGCTG GGTTTTCTTCTACATCTTCTTCAGTTGGTGTGAATGTTTCTGCTGGGGCAGAGATGGGAAACTATGGGTATGGATCCATGGCCATGGAGAAGAGCTTTAGG GACTGCTCACTATCATCTGGAGGAAGTACTAGCACCGGTCATGTTGGTGGatctaattataataattttaatcacAACCCAGGATCATGGGTTGGTGTTGATCCATATTCCTCACCCTACTCCATCTTTGACAAGAAATCACCATCAAAACAAGTGTTTGGTGATCAAGAAAACATGACGGAAGAAGAATATTACAATCAGCAGCAAGCTTCACCAGAGATTGAGACTCTCCCTCTTTTCCCCATGCATGGTGAAGACATCCATGGTTTTGGCAACATCAAGTCCTCCTCCATGGAAGGCTACTACTCCGGCTGGTACCGCTCCGACGGCAGCAACGATGGTGGGTCTCGCACTTCCCTTGAGCTTAGCCTCAATTCCTACGGCCACATGGCCCCTGATTGCTTCAGATCATGTTAA
- the LOC103407055 gene encoding RNA demethylase ALKBH9B-like isoform X2 — MTDDTSDNNRVEPVEPVDPVLVRYQPSELQIASEFLSTWLPFLTRDLCQHCSAKLTDRVRSLGPELGGDSIPVNPDENSSDLKLESKELQVGSDNDIGEDNHEDDTSSLGWKDGAQGLSEPDPESSKSGLCPESPLLETPSPRMSWADMAQEDELEEEEEEEEEERELNKRVVNVNDTTGELRITKSSLSREQREHFRFMNVKRKKEYMCLERVNGKLVNILDGLVLHTGIFSAAEQKRIVDCVYELQEMGRKGELKARTYTAPQKWMRGKGRVTIQFGCCYNYVVDKYGNPPGILRNEVVDPIPHLFKVIIRRLVKWHVLPPTCVPDSCIVNVYDEGDCIPPHIDNHDFVRPFCTVSFLSECNIVFGSNLKIIGPGEFEGSFAIPLPVGSVLVLNGKGADVAKHCVPAVPTKR, encoded by the exons ATGACTGACGACACCTCCGATAACAACCGGGTCGAACCGGTCGAACCGGTCGACCCGGTCCTCGTCCGTTATCAGCCCTCGGAGCTCCAAATCGCCTCGGAGTTTCTCTCCACCTGGCTCCCCTTTCTCACCAGGGATCTTTGCCAGCACTGTTCCGCCAAACTCACCGATCGCGTCCGCTCTCTCGGCCCAG AACTTGGAGGCGATTCGATACCTGTCAACCCGGATGAGAATTCGAGTGATTTGAAACTGGAGAGCAAGGAGTTGCAGGTGGGTAGTGATAATGATATTGGTGAAGATAATCATGAGGATGACACAAGTTCACTAGGTTGGAAAGACGGAGCTCAGGGGCTATCGGAGCCCGACCCTGAATCTTCTAAAAGTGGATTGTGTCCTGAATCCCCCTTATTAGAGACTCCAAGCCCTCGGATGTCATGGGCCGATATGGCACAGGAAGATGAActggaggaagaggaagaggaggaagaggaagagcgCGAATTGAATAAGCGGGTGGTGAATGTGAACGACACGACTGGAGAGTTGAGGATTACAAAGTCTTCATTGTCTAGGGAGCAGAGGGAACACTTTAGGTTCATGAATGTTAAGAGGAAGAAAGAATATATGTGTTTGGAGAGGGTTAATGGGAAATTGGTTAACATTCTCGACGGACTTGTGCTCCACACCGGTATCTTCAGTGCAGCGGAACAGAAGAGGATTGTTGATTGTGTTTATGAGCTTCAAGAGATGGGCAGGAAGGGTGAATTAAAAG CACGTACGTATACAGCACCTCAAAAGTGGATGAGGGGCAAGGGACGAGTAACCATTCAGTTTGGCTGTTGCTACAATTATGTAGTG GATAAGTATGGTAATCCACCTGGTATCCTCCGCAATGAAGTTGTCGATCCCATACCTCATCTTTTCAAGGTGATCATTAGGAGGCTGGTAAAATGGCATGTGCTTCCCCCGACCTGTGTACCTGATAGTTGCATCGTCAATGTATATGATGAAGGGGACTGTATACCTCCGCATATTGACAACCATGATTTTGTTCGACCTTTCTGCACCGTGTCTTTTCTTAGTGAGTGCAACATAGTTTTTGGGTCAAACTTAAAGATCATTGGTCCTGGCGAGTTTGAAGGTTCATTTGCCATTCCCTTGCCAGTTGG ATCTGTTCTGGTTTTAAACGGAAAGGGGGCTGATGTAGCTAAGCATTGTGTGCCTGCAGTACCTACAAAACGGTAA
- the LOC103407055 gene encoding RNA demethylase ALKBH9B-like isoform X1, whose product MTDDTSDNNRVEPVEPVDPVLVRYQPSELQIASEFLSTWLPFLTRDLCQHCSAKLTDRVRSLGPELGGDSIPVNPDENSSDLKLESKELQVGSDNDIGEDNHEDDTSSLGWKDGAQGLSEPDPESSKSGLCPESPLLETPSPRMSWADMAQEDELEEEEEEEEEERELNKRVVNVNDTTGELRITKSSLSREQREHFRFMNVKRKKEYMCLERVNGKLVNILDGLVLHTGIFSAAEQKRIVDCVYELQEMGRKGELKARTYTAPQKWMRGKGRVTIQFGCCYNYVVDKYGNPPGILRNEVVDPIPHLFKVIIRRLVKWHVLPPTCVPDSCIVNVYDEGDCIPPHIDNHDFVRPFCTVSFLSECNIVFGSNLKIIGPGEFEGSFAIPLPVGSVLVLNGKGADVAKHCVPAVPTKRISITFRRMDETKRPNGYVPEPDLQDIQPLSFEQDKKTTLNSPRSERGMRRQPIRRAGNSEIRGSADRREFHSAPRDSGWSRRGSGNRWNRGRANVNFES is encoded by the exons ATGACTGACGACACCTCCGATAACAACCGGGTCGAACCGGTCGAACCGGTCGACCCGGTCCTCGTCCGTTATCAGCCCTCGGAGCTCCAAATCGCCTCGGAGTTTCTCTCCACCTGGCTCCCCTTTCTCACCAGGGATCTTTGCCAGCACTGTTCCGCCAAACTCACCGATCGCGTCCGCTCTCTCGGCCCAG AACTTGGAGGCGATTCGATACCTGTCAACCCGGATGAGAATTCGAGTGATTTGAAACTGGAGAGCAAGGAGTTGCAGGTGGGTAGTGATAATGATATTGGTGAAGATAATCATGAGGATGACACAAGTTCACTAGGTTGGAAAGACGGAGCTCAGGGGCTATCGGAGCCCGACCCTGAATCTTCTAAAAGTGGATTGTGTCCTGAATCCCCCTTATTAGAGACTCCAAGCCCTCGGATGTCATGGGCCGATATGGCACAGGAAGATGAActggaggaagaggaagaggaggaagaggaagagcgCGAATTGAATAAGCGGGTGGTGAATGTGAACGACACGACTGGAGAGTTGAGGATTACAAAGTCTTCATTGTCTAGGGAGCAGAGGGAACACTTTAGGTTCATGAATGTTAAGAGGAAGAAAGAATATATGTGTTTGGAGAGGGTTAATGGGAAATTGGTTAACATTCTCGACGGACTTGTGCTCCACACCGGTATCTTCAGTGCAGCGGAACAGAAGAGGATTGTTGATTGTGTTTATGAGCTTCAAGAGATGGGCAGGAAGGGTGAATTAAAAG CACGTACGTATACAGCACCTCAAAAGTGGATGAGGGGCAAGGGACGAGTAACCATTCAGTTTGGCTGTTGCTACAATTATGTAGTG GATAAGTATGGTAATCCACCTGGTATCCTCCGCAATGAAGTTGTCGATCCCATACCTCATCTTTTCAAGGTGATCATTAGGAGGCTGGTAAAATGGCATGTGCTTCCCCCGACCTGTGTACCTGATAGTTGCATCGTCAATGTATATGATGAAGGGGACTGTATACCTCCGCATATTGACAACCATGATTTTGTTCGACCTTTCTGCACCGTGTCTTTTCTTAGTGAGTGCAACATAGTTTTTGGGTCAAACTTAAAGATCATTGGTCCTGGCGAGTTTGAAGGTTCATTTGCCATTCCCTTGCCAGTTGG ATCTGTTCTGGTTTTAAACGGAAAGGGGGCTGATGTAGCTAAGCATTGTGTGCCTGCAGTACCTACAAAACG GATATCAATCACATTTAGAAGAATGGATGAAACCAAACGGCCGAATGGTTATGTTCCAGAACCTGATCTACAGGATATTCAACCACTATCCTTTGAACAGGACAAGAAAACTACATTAAATTCACCTAGGAGCGAACGTGGAATGAGGAGGCAGCCAATTAGAAGAGCGGGTAACTCCGAAATTAGGGGATCTGCTGACAGACGTGAGTTCCACTCAGCGCCCCGCGACTCTGGATGGAGTCGACGTGGATCCGGAAATAGGTGGAACCGGGGAAGGGCCAATGTGAATTTTGAGAGCTAG